The following proteins are co-located in the Haliotis asinina isolate JCU_RB_2024 chromosome 13, JCU_Hal_asi_v2, whole genome shotgun sequence genome:
- the LOC137260150 gene encoding streptococcal hemagglutinin-like — protein sequence MQTLVTAWTLCFVIIGYINVAECEGPWCYVCDKAVNPGSCGEIIKCADDEQCYASSTGVNPTLFTAGCRKKQVCQSTGSVAGGSSPHGCLECCFGDHCNSDLCGGLPVPKGGNRLCFQCEAVRHPSMCTAVTKCGLDKYCSIWKRTRFQFTFYDLGCLEKSQCDGHMKGVDQLLHEGFICCNDDLCNSHENNDHLTPAPTSPKTTTSPTTTTIRTGKIKCKSCPIIKQPSLCQSETECGPDQYCSVRKLFQFGLVFYDLGCKEKKECVGHMTTLGEDGIRCCDEDLCNANVNPVTESKSSLPPTTTIRTGSLRCWNCGIVPQPSFCQQKTYCGPDQYCSVRRMFQFGVTVYDLGCEEKTECVGHMTTLGEAGIRCCGEDLCNGNVNPVTGTTTPAVTAPATNSSSPPLMAPKILHTNETADVILGTTVFLVCDVTGNPKPSVTWTYNKTLSPNAHPRGTALAISSVNEKNEGLYRCVANNTLGTAKAIVRLHVTEPVSVKGDPGIVVISPLTKFANLKCAGEGIPQPSITLSKYGEDISADKSYHHINLSEILIMGITEANMLKYSGVYVCNATNGKTSATANQIVAVNVTTPVDGQVPFNNISTTPLKAFHAVCPSGHTGPDGSLITRKFTLDEFICPSARQVGVIDTNPGPVTWLIGPDGKAQFVNGSAIVDFGNVNSTTTTIKPSTSLSSSASVTRTQPSLLSMSPLQSSTMSNIQNVAFGTTPLMAITTSFVTQVPLNSRLTKTQAGNIIISHSSSAQFLTPDASSWGSSNIMASGSPPPSLAIASLGSSVTSSSYVSSQDSSVTSSSGAGAVTYTPSRGVSSSGLTSTSPLPSVTMTSLPSSATSLSGASAGTYASSRGVSSSGLTSSSPLPSVAMTSLPSSVTSSPGASAGTYASSRAVSSSGLTSSTPPPAVEMTSIPPSATSSSGAGAGTYASSRGVSSSRLTSTSLLPSVAVTSLPSSVTSSSGASTGAYASSRGVSSSGLTSSTPPPSVTMASIPSSATSSSEASAGIYAFTRVVSSPVLTSSSPPPSVTMTSLPSSATSLSGASASAYAPTVVLSSSGLTSTSPSPSVTMNSLPPSATSSLQAGAGTYAFTRVVSSSRLTSSSPSPSMAMTSLPSSATSSSGASAGTYASSRGVSSSGLTSTSPLPSVAMASLPSSVTSSPGASAGTYASSRAVSSSGLTSSSPQPSLEMTSLPSSVTSSSGAGAGTYASSRGVSSSRLTSTSPSPSVTMTSLPSSATSLSGASAGTYASSRGASSSGLTSASPSPSVTMTSLPSSATSSSGASAGTYASSRGVSSSGLTSTSPLPSVAMASLPSSVTSSPGASAGTYASSRAVSSSGLTSTSPLPSVAMVSLPSSVTSSPGASAGTYASSRAVSSSGLTSSSPQPSLEMTSLPSSVTSSSGAGAGTYASSRGVSSSGLTSTSPSPSVTMTSLPSSATSLSGASAGTYASSRGASSSGLTSASPSPSVTMTSLPSSATSSSGASAGTYASSRGVSSSGLTSTSPPPSVAMASLPSSVTSSPGASAGTYASSRAVCSSGLTSSSPQPSLEMTSLPSSVTSSSGAGAGTYASSRGVSSSGLTSTSPSPSVTMTSLPSSATSLSGASAGTYASSRGVSSSGLTSTFPLPSVAMTSFPSSVTSSSGASTGAYASSRGVSSSGLTSSTPPPSVTMASLPSSATSSSDASGGIYAFTSVVSSSGLTSSSIPPSVTMTSLPSSATSLSGASAGAYAPTVVLSSSGLTSTSPSPSVAMNSLPPSATSLSSASAGTYASSRGVSSSRLTSSSPSPSMTMASLPSSATSSSGASAGAYASSRGVSSSGLTSTSPSPSVTMASLPSSATSSSEASAGTYASSRGVSSSRLTSTSPPPSVAMTSLPSSATSSSGASAGTYASSRGVSSSGLTSTSPLPSVAMTSFPSSVTSSSGASAGTYASSRAGSSSDMKSSTVAMTFRPSKVISSPQTNVGTYSSSRVVSSSLMESSSSAAAIEPSSTISSLYIGTGVSSSPVPSLSPTFQVSFPAPSVSSAANLLYSQSSLNKHISSQPTTSLSGPMSFTPLLLYSFTPLLPTPTTTIVSLPVVVASITHTPVTGLLSQIISPSSSATTKGQSTAIPGTYKPEPTTERTTVTTTEPKAVPHPTTVRQNVGSTHLMKTDVRTWLQVTHTKKTSPETTVAPLLI from the exons ATGCAGACTCTCGTTACTG cGTGGACACTGTGCTTCGTGATTATTGGATACATCAACGTTGCAG AGTGCGAGGGTCCTTGGTGTTATGTCTGTGACAAAGCCGTGAATCCTGGTTCCTGCGGGGAGATTATCAAGTGTGCCGACGACGAA caatgCTATGCTTCATCAACGGGTGTCAACCCAACACTGTTCACGGCTGGTTGCAGAAAGAAACAG GTGTGTCAAAGTACAGGATCGGTGGCTGGGGGTAGCAGCCCACACGGCTGTCTCGAATGCTGTTTCGGGGACCACTGCAACTCAGACCTGTGTGGCGGACTTC CCGtcccaaagggaggtaaccgcCTATGTTTCCAGTGTGAGGCAGTTCGCCATCCCAGCATGTGTACCGCAGTGACCAAATGTGGCTTGGACAAG TATTGCTCCATTTGGAAGAGGACCCGGTTTCAGTTCACTTTCTACGACCTCGGTTGTTTGGAAAAGTCG CAATGTGACGGCCACATGAAAGGTGTTGATCAGCTATTACACGAGGGATTCATATGCTGCAATGACGATTTGTGTAACAGCCACGAGAACAATGACCACCTGACACCAGCACCGACCTCACCGAAAACAACTACATCTCCGACCA CAACAACAATAAGAACTGGAAAAATAAAGTGCAAAAGTTGTCCAATCATCAAACAGCCATCATTATGCCAGAGCGAGACAGAGTGTGGGCCTGACCAG TATTGTTCAGTGAGAAAACTGTTCCAATTCGGACTCGTCTTCTACGATCTTGGATGTAAAGAGAAAAAG GAATGCGTTGGACACATGACGACTTTGGGTGAAGACGGGATCCGCTGTTGTGATGAGGACCTTTGTAACGCTAACGTGAATCCAGTAACTGAATCAAAGTCATCTCTTCCACCAA CAACTACAATCAGAACAGGGAGTCTGAGATGCTGGAATTGTGGGATCGTTCCCCAGCCATCTTTTTGTCAACAGAAAACATACTGCGGCCCTGACCAG TATTGCTCAGTGAGAAGAATGTTTCAATTCGGAGTGACCGTCTATGATCTTGGATGTGAAGAGAAAACG GAGTGTGTTGGCCACATGACGACTTTGGGTGAAGCCGGGATCCGCTGTTGTGGTGAAGACCTTTGCAATGGCAACGTGAATCCAGTAACTGGGACTACAACTCCAGCAGTTACAGCTCCTGCAACAAACTCTTCTTCTCCTCCACTCA TGGCTCCTAAAATATTACACACAAACGAGACTGCTGACGTCATCTTGGGAACAACTGTTTTCCTGGTGTGTGATGTGACCGGCAACCCTAAGCCTTCCGTCACATGGACATATAACAAAACG CTGAGTCCTAACGCCCACCCCAGAGGAACTGCGCTGGCAATATCGTCCGTAAACGAGAAAAATGAGGGACTCTACAGATGTGTTGCTAACAATACACTAGGAACCGCGAAGGCCATAGTCCGTCTGCATGTCACAG AACCTGTTTCTGTGAAAGGGGATCCTGGCATAGTTGTCATCAGCCCATTGACGAAATTTGCCAACCTGAAATGCGCGGGAGAAGGGATTCCCCAACCATCAATTACCTTGAGTAAATATGGCGAAGATATCAGCGCTGATAAATCCTATCACCATATCAATCTTTCCGAGATACTGATCATGGGGATCACGGAGGCCAACATGTTGAAGTACAGCGGTGTCTATGTTTGCAATGCTACAAATGGTAAAACATCAGCTACAGCCAATCAGATAG TTGCGGTCAATGTAACAACGCCAGTCGATGGACAGGTTCCGTTCAACAATATCAGTACCACACCTTTAAAGGCATTCCA TGCTGTATGTCCATCAGGCCACACAGGACCAGACGGATCTCTCATTACCCGCAAGTTTACCCTG GATGAATTTATATGTCCCTCAGCCAGACAAGTGGGTGTCATTGACACAAATCCAGGCCCGGTAACTTGGCTCATCGG GCCCGACGGCAAGGCACAGTTTGTGAACGGGTCTGCCATTG TGGACTTTGGGAATGTTAACTCCACTACGACAACGATAAAACCATCAACATCTCTGAGCTCAAGTGCAAGCGTAACGCGAACACAACCTTCCTTGCTCTCAATGTCTCCTCTGCAGTCTTCCACAATgtcaaacattcaaaatgtgGCATTTGGGACTACACCTTTAATGGCCATTACCACCTCTTTTGTAACACAAGTGCCCTTGAACTCGAGACTTACTAAAACGCAGGCAGGCAACATAATCATTTCACATTCATCCTCTGCTCAGTTTCTGACACCTGATGCTTCTTcgtggggatcgtcgaatataATGGCATCAGGTTCCCCACCACCTTCCCTGGCAATAGCCTCTCTTGGTTCTAGTGTAACATCTTCATCATATGTTTCCTCTCAGGATTCCAGTGTAACATCTTCATCAGGGGCAGGTGCAGTCACTTACACTCCCTCAAGGGGCGTGTCCTCATCTGGGTTGACATCGACTTCCCCGCTGCCGTCAGTGACAATGACCTCCCTTCCTTCCAGTGCAACATCTTTATCAGGTGCAAGTGCAGGTACTTATGCTTCCTCAAGGGGTGTGTCCTCATCTGGGTTGACATCATCTTCCCCACTACCGTCAGTGGCAATGACCTCTCTTCCTTCCAGTGTAACGTCTTCACCAGGAGCAAGTGCAGGTACTTACGCATCTTCTAGGGCCGTGTCCTCATCTGGGTTGACATCATCTACCCCACCACCTGCAGTGGAAATGACCTCTATTCCTCCCAGTGCAACATCTTCATCAGGGGCAGGTGCAGGCACCTATGCTTCCTCAAGGGGCGTGTCCTCATCTAGGTTGACATCAACTTCCCTACTACCGTCAGTGGCAGTGACCTCTCTACCTTCCAGTGTAACATCTTCATCAGGAGCAAGTACAGGTGCCTATGCTTCCTCAAGGGGTGTGTCCTCATCTGGGTTGACATCATCTACCCCACCACCTTCAGTGACAATGGCCTCTATTCCTTCTAGTGCAACATCTTCATCAGAGGCAAGTGCAGGTATTTACGCATTCACAAGGGTCGTGTCCTCACCTGTGTTGACATCATCTTCCCCACCACCGTCAGTGACAATGACCTCTCTTCCTTCCAGTGCAACATCTTTATCAGGTGCAAGTGCAAGTGCCTACGCTCCCACAGTTGTCTTGTCCTCATCGGGGTTGACATCAACTTCCCCATCACCGTCAGTGACAATGAACTCCCTTCCTCCCAGTGCAACATCTTCATTACAGGCAGGTGCAGGTACCTACGCATTCACAAGGGTCGTGTCCTCATCTAGGTTGACATCATCTTCTCCATCACCTTCAATGGCAATGACCTCTCTTCCTTCTAGTGCAACATCTTCATCAGGGGCAAGTGCAGGTACTTATGCTTCCTCAAGGGGTGTGTCCTCATCTGGGTTGACATCAACTTCCCCACTACCGTCAGTGGCAATGGCCTCTCTTCCTTCCAGTGTAACGTCTTCACCAGGAGCAAGTGCAGGTACTTACGCATCTTCTAGGGCCGTGTCCTCATCTGGGTTGACATCATCTTCCCCACAACCTTCACTGGAAATGACCTCCCTTCCTTCCAGTGTAACATCTTCATCAGGGGCAGGGGCAGGTACTTATGCTTCCTCAAGGGGTGTGTCCTCATCTAGGTTGACATCAACTTCCCCGTCACCTTCAGTGACAATGACCTCTCTTCCTTCCAGTGCAACATCTTTATCAGGTGCAAGTGCAGGTACTTACGCATCCTCAAGGGGGGCGTCCTCATCTGGGTTGACATCAGCTTCCCCATCACCGTCAGTGACAATGACCTCCCTTCCTTCCAGTGCAACATCTTCATCAGGTGCAAGTGCAGGTACTTATGCTTCCTCAAGGGGTGTGTCCTCATCTGGGTTGACATCAACTTCCCCACTACCGTCAGTGGCAATGGCCTCTCTTCCTTCCAGTGTAACGTCTTCACCAGGAGCAAGTGCAGGTACCTACGCATCTTCTAGGGCCGTGTCCTCATCTGGGTTGACATCAACTTCCCCACTACCGTCAGTGGCAATGGTCTCTCTTCCTTCCAGTGTAACGTCTTCACCAGGAGCAAGTGCAGGTACTTACGCATCTTCTAGGGCCGTGTCCTCATCTGGGTTGACATCATCTTCCCCACAACCTTCACTGGAAATGACCTCCCTTCCTTCCAGTGTAACATCTTCATCAGGGGCAGGGGCAGGTACTTATGCTTCCTCAAGGGGTGTGTCCTCATCTGGGTTGACATCAACTTCCCCGTCACCTTCAGTGACAATGACCTCTCTTCCTTCCAGTGCAACATCTTTATCAGGTGCAAGTGCAGGTACTTACGCATCCTCAAGGGGGGCGTCCTCATCTGGGTTGACATCAGCTTCCCCATCACCGTCAGTGACAATGACCTCCCTTCCTTCCAGTGCAACATCTTCATCAGGTGCAAGTGCAGGTACTTATGCTTCCTCAAGGGGTGTGTCCTCATCTGGGTTGACATCAACTTCCCCACCACCGTCAGTGGCAATGGCCTCTCTTCCTTCCAGTGTAACGTCTTCACCAGGAGCAAGTGCAGGTACTTACGCATCTTCTAGGGCCGTGTGCTCATCTGGGTTGACATCATCTTCCCCACAACCTTCACTGGAAATGACCTCCCTTCCTTCCAGTGTAACATCTTCATCAGGGGCAGGGGCAGGTACTTATGCTTCCTCAAGGGGTGTGTCCTCATCTGGGTTGACATCAACTTCCCCGTCACCTTCAGTAACAATGACCTCTCTTCCTTCCAGTGCAACATCTTTATCAGGTGCAAGTGCAGGTACTTACGCATCCTCAAGGGGTGTGTCCTCATCTGGGTTGACATCAACTTTCCCACTACCGTCAGTGGCAATGACCTCTTTTCCTTCCAGTGTAACATCTTCATCAGGAGCAAGTACAGGTGCCTATGCATCCTCAAGGGGTGTGTCCTCATCTGGGTTGACATCATCTACCCCACCACCTTCAGTGACAATGGCCTCTCTTCCTTCTAGTGCAACATCTTCATCAGACGCAAGTGGAGGTATTTACGCATTCACAAGTGTCGTGTCCTCATCTGGGTTGACATCATCTTCCATACCACCGTCAGTGACAATGACCTCTCTTCCTTCCAGTGCAACATCTTTATCAGGTGCAAGTGCAGGTGCCTACGCTCCCACAGTTGTCTTGTCCTCATCGGGGTTGACATCAACTTCCCCATCACCGTCAGTGGCAATGAACTCCCTTCCTCCCAGTGCAACATCTTTATCAAGTGCAAGTGCAGGTACTTATGCTTCCTCAAGGGGTGTGTCCTCATCTAGGTTGACATCATCGTCTCCATCACCTTCAATGACAATGGCCTCTCTTCCTTCTAGTGCAACATCTTCATCAGGGGCAAGTGCAGGTGCCTATGCTTCCTCAAGGGGCGTTTCCTCATCTGGGTTGACATCAACTTCCCCATCACCTTCAGTGACAATGGCCTCTCTTCCTTCTAGTGCAACATCTTCATCAGAGGCAAGTGCAGGTACTTATGCTTCCTCAAGGGGCGTGTCCTCATCTAGGTTGACATCAACTTCCCCACCACCTTCAGTGGCAATGACCTCTCTTCCTTCTAGTGCAACATCTTCATCAGGGGCAAGTGCAGGTACCTATGCTTCCTCAAGGGGTGTGTCCTCATCTGGGTTGACATCAACTTCCCCACTACCGTCAGTGGCAATGACCTCTTTTCCTTCCAGTGTAACGTCTTCATCAGGGGCAAGTGCAGGTACCTATGCCTCCTCAAGGGCGGGTTCATCATCTGATATGAAATCAAGTACTGTGGCAATGACCTTTCGCCCGTCGAAAGTGATCTCTTCACCACAAACAAATGTAGGCACTTATTCCTCCTCAAGAGTGGTATCATCATCTTTGATGGAATCAAGTTCATCAGCAGCTGCTATAGAACCGTCCAGTACGATATCGTCATTATATATAGGAACAGGTGTTTCTTCATCACCTGTGCCAAGTTTGTCACCCACCTTCCAAGTGTCTTTTCCAGCGCCTAGCGTATCGTCAGCAGCCAACCTTCTTTACTCACAAAGCTCACTGAATAAACACATTTCTTCCCAGCCCACAACATCTCTATCGGGTCCAATGTCCTTTACTCCTTTACTCCTTTACTCCTTTACTCCTTTACTCCCAACACCAACAACCACCATCGTGTCGCTTCCAGTTGTTGTTGCTTCCATCACTCACACGCCTGTCACTGGCTTACTGTcacaaattatctccccttcatCCTCTGCAACTACCAAAGGGCAGTCCACAGCCATACCGGGAACCTACAAACCAGAACCCACGACAGAAAGAACAACGGTCACTACAACAGAACCAAAAG CTGTGCCTCATCCAACGACTGTGAGACAAAATGTTGGCAGCACACATCTGATGAAGACAGATGTACGAACATGGCTTCAGGTAACCCATACAAAGAAGACTTCACCTGAAACTACTGTTGCACCACTCCTGATATGA